A stretch of Oceanispirochaeta sp. DNA encodes these proteins:
- a CDS encoding NAD-dependent epimerase/dehydratase family protein: MDKSVITVTGGTGYIASWIVSDLLQEGHKVRITVRNKSDFLKYQHLLDLEGKTEGELSVFEADLLSPGSFDAAVKGADYVMHTASPFFLDDGGDPQKNLVDPAVKGTKNVLEAVNRSASVKRVVLTSSIAAIYGDSREMNDRGLASLDETIWNESSSLKRNAYSYSKTEAEKAAWEMVKKQAEWDLVTIHPGFVLGPSQTKRIDSTSIGTLLRILRGEIKSGAPDLRFIFSDVRDISRGHISAAFTESANGRYIIANESGNLLSIGKVIEAAHMGAYKVPKNLVPKWLVWLIAPTIGFTRQFAKDNIGYPLAADNRRSIQDLKLVYTPLKSTILDHVEQLKSDGLI, encoded by the coding sequence ATGGATAAGTCAGTAATCACGGTTACAGGGGGAACAGGTTATATCGCATCCTGGATTGTAAGCGACCTGTTACAGGAAGGACATAAGGTCCGCATCACAGTCAGGAATAAATCTGACTTCCTGAAATATCAGCACCTTTTAGATCTTGAAGGTAAAACTGAAGGGGAATTGTCTGTTTTTGAAGCGGATTTATTGTCACCTGGTTCTTTTGATGCTGCTGTCAAAGGTGCAGATTATGTTATGCATACGGCCTCTCCTTTTTTTCTGGATGATGGGGGAGACCCTCAGAAGAACCTGGTAGACCCGGCTGTAAAGGGTACTAAAAATGTACTGGAAGCTGTCAATCGATCGGCATCGGTTAAGAGGGTCGTTTTAACCAGCAGCATTGCCGCCATATATGGTGATTCCAGAGAAATGAATGATAGGGGATTAGCATCCCTGGATGAAACAATCTGGAATGAAAGCAGTTCGTTAAAGCGGAATGCCTATAGTTATTCCAAGACTGAAGCCGAAAAGGCCGCCTGGGAAATGGTAAAAAAACAGGCTGAGTGGGATCTTGTCACTATTCATCCCGGCTTTGTTTTAGGACCGTCCCAGACTAAAAGAATTGATTCAACCAGCATAGGCACTCTTTTGAGAATACTCCGGGGTGAAATAAAATCGGGAGCCCCGGATCTCAGATTTATATTCTCCGATGTCAGAGATATTTCCAGAGGACACATCTCTGCCGCTTTTACAGAAAGTGCCAACGGGCGGTATATCATAGCCAATGAAAGCGGCAATCTCCTTTCCATCGGGAAAGTCATTGAGGCCGCTCATATGGGTGCATATAAGGTACCCAAGAATCTTGTTCCCAAATGGCTGGTCTGGTTGATTGCTCCTACCATCGGGTTTACCCGGCAGTTTGCGAAAGATAATATCGGATATCCCCTGGCCGCGGACAACCGCCGGAGCATTCAAGATCTGAAGCTTGTCTACACTCCTCTAAAGAGTACTATTCTGGATCATG
- a CDS encoding rhodanese-like domain-containing protein, giving the protein MNLNIVFIAIGAFILYRALYPLISGQLSYKAFKELLDGDQPPLILDVRTSSEYKGGHIKGAINVSHEKLPKGLGKKILNKSNAIVVYCQSGSRSGAALRSLKGAGYSNVKNFGAISRWKESLVR; this is encoded by the coding sequence ATGAATTTAAATATAGTATTTATAGCAATAGGAGCCTTTATACTCTATAGGGCCCTGTATCCACTCATCAGCGGCCAGCTATCCTATAAAGCCTTCAAAGAACTGCTTGATGGAGATCAGCCTCCCCTTATTCTGGATGTGAGAACATCTTCTGAGTATAAAGGCGGACATATCAAAGGGGCCATTAATGTCTCACATGAGAAATTGCCCAAAGGCCTGGGAAAAAAAATATTAAATAAAAGCAATGCCATTGTCGTGTACTGTCAGAGCGGCAGCCGTTCCGGCGCTGCACTGCGATCATTGAAAGGTGCCGGATACAGCAATGTAAAAAACTTCGGTGCCATATCAAGGTGGAAAGAATCTCTGGTCAGATAA